A genomic segment from Nicotiana tabacum cultivar K326 chromosome 7, ASM71507v2, whole genome shotgun sequence encodes:
- the LOC107809934 gene encoding putative serine/threonine-protein kinase PBL15: MPRYGCFNLHCIRKKLHVKNDHVEEEDDHVKEEDQLVEEECSVKNDLLDLSWEDLNLFTRQFSPENLIGLTQFGKLYRGKMSIGSDQDKITKDVAVKIMVDEMRHFDVSYDKLTRLKDELKFLQAPRFRGNPNLVKVIGCCREGRTLGIVYDLNPQDTLHNFIIRDDFKWLQRVKTALALASLLNYLHDGNSSYMLRNFDPAHIAVDQIQYCN; encoded by the exons GATGCTTCAACCTTCATTGCATACGAAAGAAATTGCATGTTAAGAATGATCATGTTGAGGAGGAGGATGATCATGTTAAGGAGGAGGATCAGCTTGTTGAGGAGGAATGCTCCGTGAAGAATGATCTTCTTGATCTCAGTTGGGAGGACCTGAATCTGTTTACGCGTCAATTTTCTCCAGAGAATCTTATCGGACTCACCCAGTTTGGGAAGCTCTATCGTGGGAAAATGTCCATTGGTTCTGATCAAGATAAAATTACCAAGGATGTGGCTGTCAAGATTATGGTTGATGAAATGCGACATTTTGATGTTAGCTATGACAAACTGACAAGATTAAAG GATGAACTGAAATTTTTGCAAGCTCCAAGGTTTAGGGGCAATCCCAACTTAGTGAAAGTGATTGGATGTTGTCGCGAGGGGAGAACTCTGGGTATCGTTTATGATCTAAATCCACAGGACACCTTGCATAACTTCATTATTCGAG ATGACTTCAAATGGCTGCAGAGGGTTAAGACTGCCCTTGCATTAGCTAGCTTGCTTAATTATCTGCATGATGGGAATTCGTCATACATGCTTCGCAACTTTGATCCAGCTCACATAGCGGTTGATCAGATACAatattgtaactaa